The following coding sequences are from one Musa acuminata AAA Group cultivar baxijiao chromosome BXJ2-4, Cavendish_Baxijiao_AAA, whole genome shotgun sequence window:
- the LOC108952599 gene encoding cell wall integrity and stress response component 1: MPDLELETAMRPRSWKRGHGFLCFGAAAAEEDEVEESSRGSVGSSGRGEEALQDGPRPRRWRLQSRVLAKFFRSVSFLTCPNRNGKERKDSSRLSDSSKTASESSAKSRDGDDNHRSAAAVFSSASSSSSPFFSSSSSSSSSSSSSSASSASISRLSSAVTSGFPDPPEQKEIPKRSPPTLCSSATRAFLLVTGLAMTVFCGRLSAIMWTSSWLCLIARRFSKRETAAVKEIIEAAPAEVVLKVAAAKLRRERGEEREQKKKVLFLCLWRRNRKA, translated from the exons ATGCCGGACCTTGAACTCGAGACCGCAATGAGACCGCGGAGCTGGAAGAGGGGCCATGGATTCCTATGTTTCGGCGCGGCGGCCGCAGAGGAGGACGAGGTGGAGGAGTCCTCACGGGGCTCCGTGGGTTCCTCCGGCCGGGGCGAGGAGGCCTTGCAGGATGGACCACGACCGAGGAGGTGGCGCTTGCAATCCCGAGTCCTAGCCAAGTTCTTTAGATCCGTATCTTTCCTTACTTGTCCG AATCGGAACGGGAAAGAGAGGAAGGATTCGAGCCGGTTGTCGGATTCGTCGAAGACCGCGTCGGAATCGAGCGCGAAATCCAGGGACGGTGACGATAACCATAGGTCTGCGGCGGCGGTCTTTTCCTCCGCCTCTTCCTCGTCCTcgcccttcttctcctcctcttcttcttcttcttcctcctcctcctcctcctctgcgtcTTCCGCCTCAATATCTCGTTTGTCATCGGCGGTCACATCCGGTTTCCCGGATCCTCCGGAGCAGAAGGAAATTCCGAAGCGGTCGCCGCCGACGCTGTGCAGTTCGGCCACCAGGGCGTTTCTCCTCGTCACCGGCTTGGCGATGACGGTTTTCTGCGGCAGGCTGTCCGCGATCATGTGGACGTCGTCGTGGCTCTGCTTGATTGCTCGCCGGTTCAGCAAGCGCGAGACGGCGGCGGTGAAGGAGATTATAGAAGCAGCGCCCGCGGAGGTTGTACTGAAGGTGGCGGCGGCGAAGCTTCGACGGGAGCGAGGGGAGGAGAGAGAGCAGAAGAAGAAAGTCCTCTTCCTGTGCCTTTGGCGAAGAAATAGAAAGGCTTGA
- the LOC135585291 gene encoding uncharacterized protein LOC135585291 isoform X3, which yields MHRVTSSNNTSGSTRHRKEKRLTYVLNDHCAGINCLSVLKSAPPNGCDYLFTGSRDGTIKRWALNNTEASYSATFESHVDWVNDAVLAGNTLVSCSSDATVKTWNSLSDGACTRTLRQHSDYVTCLAAAEKNSNIVASGGLGGEVFIWDVDAALSPIAKPVDTTEDKISNGNDGHPLSSLCCSNADNNMSIHNSQSHGYSPIPAKGHKESVYALAMNDSGTLLVSGGTEKVVRVWDPRTGSKKMKLKGHTDNIRALLLDSTGRLCLSGSSDSMIRLWDLGQQRCVHCYAVHTDSVWALASTPTFTHVYSGGRDLSLYLTDLSTRESILLCTKEDPILQMALQDDSIWIATTNSSVDRFPAEVHNPQKIFQRGGSFIAGNLSFTRARASLEGSAPVPVYNKPYFTIPGNLGIVQHEILNNRRYVLTKDTAGSVKLWEITKGVVIEDHGKVSFEKKKEELFEMVSIPAWFTADTRLGCLSIHLDSPQCFSAEMYAVDMNIPGAQDDVKINLAQETLRGLLAHWMAKRSQRKGSPISSNGDVATEKDVSIRNLSHSKLEVDDGAENSKSGMLPSFEFSTVSPPSIITEGSHGGPWRKKITDLDGTEDEKDLPWWCINCVLNGQLPQRENTKCSFFLLPCEGSTVPVITQGKLSAPRILRMNKVINYVMEKMVLDKPLDGGSSDATIVLGVSMTKTQVPSSGVKQSMKSWPKLMPSIDILCNNQVVSPEMSLATVRTYIWKKPEDLILNYKVVQTG from the exons atgcATCGTGTGACAAGTTCCAATAACACATCTGGTTCAACACGTCATCGGAAAGAGAAACGCTTAACATATGTGCTGAATGAT CATTGTGCAGGCATTAATTGTCTGTCTGTTTTAAAGTCTGCACCACCCAATGGCTGTGATTATCTTTTCACTGGGAGCCGAGATGGGACAATAAAAAGATGGGCTTTAAACAATACTGAAGCTAGCTACTCAGCGACATTTGAATCTCATGTTGATTGG GTCAATGATGCAGTTCTGGCTGGTAACACGCTTGTTTCCTGCTCTTCAGACGCCACCGTTAAG acGTGGAATTCCTTGTCTGATGGTGCTTGCACTAGAACACTCCGGCAACATTCTGATTATGTTACTTGTCTCGCTGCTGCTGAGAAAAAT AGCAACATTGTTGCCTCGGGGGGACTAGGTGGTGAGGTTTTCATATGGGACGTTGATGCAGCTCTTTCACCGATTGCTAAGCCTGTTGACACAACTGAAGATAAGATTTCCAATGGAAATGATGGGCATCCATTGTCAAGTTTGTGCTGTAGCAATGCAGACAATAACATGTCAATTCACAACTCTCAATCCCATGGGTACAGTCCCATTCCTGCAAAGGGCCATAAAGAGTCAGTTTATGCTCTAGCAATGAATGATAGTGGGACCCTGCTTGTATCTGGTGGAACTGAAAAG GTTGTACGTGTTTGGGATCCAAGAACTGGTTCAAAAAAGATGAAACTAAAAGGTCACACTGACAACATCAGGGCTTTGCTTCTTGATTCTACTGGCAG GCTTTGCTTATCAGGTTCATCTGATTCAATGATTCG CCTATGGGATCTTGGTCAACAGCGCTGTGTACACTGTTATGCTGTTCATACAGATTCAGTCTGGGCACTTGCCAGCACCCCAACATTCACACATGTTTATAGTGGTGGTAGAGACCTATCT TTGTACCTGACAGACTTGTCAACAAGAGAGAGCATTTTGCTTTGCACAAAAGAGGATCCAATTTTACAAATGGCCTTACAAGACGATAGTATATGGATAGCAACAACAAATTCCTCTGTAGACAGGTTTCCAGCTGAAGTACATAATCCTCAGAAGATTTTTCAAAGAGGCGGTTCATTCATAGCAGGAAATTTGTCATTTACAAGGGCAAGAGCTTCTTTAGAAGGATCTGCTCCT GTTCCTGTATATAACAAACCATATTTCACTATTCCTGGAAATTTGGGAATTGTACAGCATGAAATCTTAAATAATAGAAGATATGTCTTGACGAAG GACACCGCAGGTTCTGTTAAGCTGTGGGAGATTACCAAGGGAGTTGTCATTGAGGATCATGGAAAG GTTTCAtttgagaagaagaaagaagagttgTTTGAAATG GTGAGCATACCTGCATGGTTTACAGCAGATACTCGGCTTGGTTGTTTATCTATCCATTTGGATAGTCCTCAATGTTTCTCCGCTGAGATGTATGCTGTTGACATGAATATACCAGGAGCACAAGATGATGTCaag ATTAATCTAGCTCAGGAGACACTTCGTGGCTTGTTGGCCCATTGGATGGCCAAAAGAAGCCAGAGGAAGGGATCACCAATTTCATCTAATGGTGATGTTGCAACTGAGAAGGATGTTTCCATTCGAAATCTTTCTCATTCAAAACTTGAGGTGGATGATGGAGCTGAAAACAGTAAATCTGGCATGCTTCCTTCGTTTGAGTTTTCCACAGTTTCGCCTCCATCAATAATTACAGAAGGTTCACATGGAGGTCCTTGGAGAAAAAAGATTACAGATTTAGATGGTACAGAAGATGAGAAAGATCTTCCTTGGTGGTGTATTAATTGTGTTCTAAATGGACAGTTACCTCAAAGAGAAAATACAAA ATGTAGCTTCTTTTTGCTACCTTGTGAAGGTTCAACTGTGCCAGTCATCACACAGGGGAAATTgagtgcaccaaggatattgaggatgaacaaa GTGATTAATTATGTTATGGAGAAGATGGTTCTTGACAAACCATTGGATGGTGGAAGCTCTGATGCCACAATTGTTTTAGGAGTCAGCATGACAAAGACACAAGTTCCATCAAGTGGAGTAAAACAGAGCATGAAGTCATGGCCAAAGCTAATGCCATCTATTGACATCTTGTGTAATAACCAG GTCGTATCTCCGGAAATGAGTTTGGCTACTGTTCGAACATACATATGGAAGAAGCCAGAAGACTTGATCCTCAATTACAAAGTGGTGCAGACTGGATGA
- the LOC135585291 gene encoding uncharacterized protein LOC135585291 isoform X2, whose translation MHRVTSSNNTSGSTRHRKEKRLTYVLNDVDDKRHCAGINCLSVLKSAPPNGCDYLFTGSRDGTIKRWALNNTEASYSATFESHVDWVNDAVLAGNTLVSCSSDATTWNSLSDGACTRTLRQHSDYVTCLAAAEKNSNIVASGGLGGEVFIWDVDAALSPIAKPVDTTEDKISNGNDGHPLSSLCCSNADNNMSIHNSQSHGYSPIPAKGHKESVYALAMNDSGTLLVSGGTEKVVRVWDPRTGSKKMKLKGHTDNIRALLLDSTGRLCLSGSSDSMIRLWDLGQQRCVHCYAVHTDSVWALASTPTFTHVYSGGRDLSLYLTDLSTRESILLCTKEDPILQMALQDDSIWIATTNSSVDRFPAEVHNPQKIFQRGGSFIAGNLSFTRARASLEGSAPVPVYNKPYFTIPGNLGIVQHEILNNRRYVLTKDTAGSVKLWEITKGVVIEDHGKVSFEKKKEELFEMVSIPAWFTADTRLGCLSIHLDSPQCFSAEMYAVDMNIPGAQDDVKINLAQETLRGLLAHWMAKRSQRKGSPISSNGDVATEKDVSIRNLSHSKLEVDDGAENSKSGMLPSFEFSTVSPPSIITEGSHGGPWRKKITDLDGTEDEKDLPWWCINCVLNGQLPQRENTKCSFFLLPCEGSTVPVITQGKLSAPRILRMNKVINYVMEKMVLDKPLDGGSSDATIVLGVSMTKTQVPSSGVKQSMKSWPKLMPSIDILCNNQVVSPEMSLATVRTYIWKKPEDLILNYKVVQTG comes from the exons atgcATCGTGTGACAAGTTCCAATAACACATCTGGTTCAACACGTCATCGGAAAGAGAAACGCTTAACATATGTGCTGAATGATGTAGATGACAAAAGG CATTGTGCAGGCATTAATTGTCTGTCTGTTTTAAAGTCTGCACCACCCAATGGCTGTGATTATCTTTTCACTGGGAGCCGAGATGGGACAATAAAAAGATGGGCTTTAAACAATACTGAAGCTAGCTACTCAGCGACATTTGAATCTCATGTTGATTGG GTCAATGATGCAGTTCTGGCTGGTAACACGCTTGTTTCCTGCTCTTCAGACGCCACC acGTGGAATTCCTTGTCTGATGGTGCTTGCACTAGAACACTCCGGCAACATTCTGATTATGTTACTTGTCTCGCTGCTGCTGAGAAAAAT AGCAACATTGTTGCCTCGGGGGGACTAGGTGGTGAGGTTTTCATATGGGACGTTGATGCAGCTCTTTCACCGATTGCTAAGCCTGTTGACACAACTGAAGATAAGATTTCCAATGGAAATGATGGGCATCCATTGTCAAGTTTGTGCTGTAGCAATGCAGACAATAACATGTCAATTCACAACTCTCAATCCCATGGGTACAGTCCCATTCCTGCAAAGGGCCATAAAGAGTCAGTTTATGCTCTAGCAATGAATGATAGTGGGACCCTGCTTGTATCTGGTGGAACTGAAAAG GTTGTACGTGTTTGGGATCCAAGAACTGGTTCAAAAAAGATGAAACTAAAAGGTCACACTGACAACATCAGGGCTTTGCTTCTTGATTCTACTGGCAG GCTTTGCTTATCAGGTTCATCTGATTCAATGATTCG CCTATGGGATCTTGGTCAACAGCGCTGTGTACACTGTTATGCTGTTCATACAGATTCAGTCTGGGCACTTGCCAGCACCCCAACATTCACACATGTTTATAGTGGTGGTAGAGACCTATCT TTGTACCTGACAGACTTGTCAACAAGAGAGAGCATTTTGCTTTGCACAAAAGAGGATCCAATTTTACAAATGGCCTTACAAGACGATAGTATATGGATAGCAACAACAAATTCCTCTGTAGACAGGTTTCCAGCTGAAGTACATAATCCTCAGAAGATTTTTCAAAGAGGCGGTTCATTCATAGCAGGAAATTTGTCATTTACAAGGGCAAGAGCTTCTTTAGAAGGATCTGCTCCT GTTCCTGTATATAACAAACCATATTTCACTATTCCTGGAAATTTGGGAATTGTACAGCATGAAATCTTAAATAATAGAAGATATGTCTTGACGAAG GACACCGCAGGTTCTGTTAAGCTGTGGGAGATTACCAAGGGAGTTGTCATTGAGGATCATGGAAAG GTTTCAtttgagaagaagaaagaagagttgTTTGAAATG GTGAGCATACCTGCATGGTTTACAGCAGATACTCGGCTTGGTTGTTTATCTATCCATTTGGATAGTCCTCAATGTTTCTCCGCTGAGATGTATGCTGTTGACATGAATATACCAGGAGCACAAGATGATGTCaag ATTAATCTAGCTCAGGAGACACTTCGTGGCTTGTTGGCCCATTGGATGGCCAAAAGAAGCCAGAGGAAGGGATCACCAATTTCATCTAATGGTGATGTTGCAACTGAGAAGGATGTTTCCATTCGAAATCTTTCTCATTCAAAACTTGAGGTGGATGATGGAGCTGAAAACAGTAAATCTGGCATGCTTCCTTCGTTTGAGTTTTCCACAGTTTCGCCTCCATCAATAATTACAGAAGGTTCACATGGAGGTCCTTGGAGAAAAAAGATTACAGATTTAGATGGTACAGAAGATGAGAAAGATCTTCCTTGGTGGTGTATTAATTGTGTTCTAAATGGACAGTTACCTCAAAGAGAAAATACAAA ATGTAGCTTCTTTTTGCTACCTTGTGAAGGTTCAACTGTGCCAGTCATCACACAGGGGAAATTgagtgcaccaaggatattgaggatgaacaaa GTGATTAATTATGTTATGGAGAAGATGGTTCTTGACAAACCATTGGATGGTGGAAGCTCTGATGCCACAATTGTTTTAGGAGTCAGCATGACAAAGACACAAGTTCCATCAAGTGGAGTAAAACAGAGCATGAAGTCATGGCCAAAGCTAATGCCATCTATTGACATCTTGTGTAATAACCAG GTCGTATCTCCGGAAATGAGTTTGGCTACTGTTCGAACATACATATGGAAGAAGCCAGAAGACTTGATCCTCAATTACAAAGTGGTGCAGACTGGATGA
- the LOC135585291 gene encoding uncharacterized protein LOC135585291 isoform X1, with product MHRVTSSNNTSGSTRHRKEKRLTYVLNDVDDKRHCAGINCLSVLKSAPPNGCDYLFTGSRDGTIKRWALNNTEASYSATFESHVDWVNDAVLAGNTLVSCSSDATVKTWNSLSDGACTRTLRQHSDYVTCLAAAEKNSNIVASGGLGGEVFIWDVDAALSPIAKPVDTTEDKISNGNDGHPLSSLCCSNADNNMSIHNSQSHGYSPIPAKGHKESVYALAMNDSGTLLVSGGTEKVVRVWDPRTGSKKMKLKGHTDNIRALLLDSTGRLCLSGSSDSMIRLWDLGQQRCVHCYAVHTDSVWALASTPTFTHVYSGGRDLSLYLTDLSTRESILLCTKEDPILQMALQDDSIWIATTNSSVDRFPAEVHNPQKIFQRGGSFIAGNLSFTRARASLEGSAPVPVYNKPYFTIPGNLGIVQHEILNNRRYVLTKDTAGSVKLWEITKGVVIEDHGKVSFEKKKEELFEMVSIPAWFTADTRLGCLSIHLDSPQCFSAEMYAVDMNIPGAQDDVKINLAQETLRGLLAHWMAKRSQRKGSPISSNGDVATEKDVSIRNLSHSKLEVDDGAENSKSGMLPSFEFSTVSPPSIITEGSHGGPWRKKITDLDGTEDEKDLPWWCINCVLNGQLPQRENTKCSFFLLPCEGSTVPVITQGKLSAPRILRMNKVINYVMEKMVLDKPLDGGSSDATIVLGVSMTKTQVPSSGVKQSMKSWPKLMPSIDILCNNQVVSPEMSLATVRTYIWKKPEDLILNYKVVQTG from the exons atgcATCGTGTGACAAGTTCCAATAACACATCTGGTTCAACACGTCATCGGAAAGAGAAACGCTTAACATATGTGCTGAATGATGTAGATGACAAAAGG CATTGTGCAGGCATTAATTGTCTGTCTGTTTTAAAGTCTGCACCACCCAATGGCTGTGATTATCTTTTCACTGGGAGCCGAGATGGGACAATAAAAAGATGGGCTTTAAACAATACTGAAGCTAGCTACTCAGCGACATTTGAATCTCATGTTGATTGG GTCAATGATGCAGTTCTGGCTGGTAACACGCTTGTTTCCTGCTCTTCAGACGCCACCGTTAAG acGTGGAATTCCTTGTCTGATGGTGCTTGCACTAGAACACTCCGGCAACATTCTGATTATGTTACTTGTCTCGCTGCTGCTGAGAAAAAT AGCAACATTGTTGCCTCGGGGGGACTAGGTGGTGAGGTTTTCATATGGGACGTTGATGCAGCTCTTTCACCGATTGCTAAGCCTGTTGACACAACTGAAGATAAGATTTCCAATGGAAATGATGGGCATCCATTGTCAAGTTTGTGCTGTAGCAATGCAGACAATAACATGTCAATTCACAACTCTCAATCCCATGGGTACAGTCCCATTCCTGCAAAGGGCCATAAAGAGTCAGTTTATGCTCTAGCAATGAATGATAGTGGGACCCTGCTTGTATCTGGTGGAACTGAAAAG GTTGTACGTGTTTGGGATCCAAGAACTGGTTCAAAAAAGATGAAACTAAAAGGTCACACTGACAACATCAGGGCTTTGCTTCTTGATTCTACTGGCAG GCTTTGCTTATCAGGTTCATCTGATTCAATGATTCG CCTATGGGATCTTGGTCAACAGCGCTGTGTACACTGTTATGCTGTTCATACAGATTCAGTCTGGGCACTTGCCAGCACCCCAACATTCACACATGTTTATAGTGGTGGTAGAGACCTATCT TTGTACCTGACAGACTTGTCAACAAGAGAGAGCATTTTGCTTTGCACAAAAGAGGATCCAATTTTACAAATGGCCTTACAAGACGATAGTATATGGATAGCAACAACAAATTCCTCTGTAGACAGGTTTCCAGCTGAAGTACATAATCCTCAGAAGATTTTTCAAAGAGGCGGTTCATTCATAGCAGGAAATTTGTCATTTACAAGGGCAAGAGCTTCTTTAGAAGGATCTGCTCCT GTTCCTGTATATAACAAACCATATTTCACTATTCCTGGAAATTTGGGAATTGTACAGCATGAAATCTTAAATAATAGAAGATATGTCTTGACGAAG GACACCGCAGGTTCTGTTAAGCTGTGGGAGATTACCAAGGGAGTTGTCATTGAGGATCATGGAAAG GTTTCAtttgagaagaagaaagaagagttgTTTGAAATG GTGAGCATACCTGCATGGTTTACAGCAGATACTCGGCTTGGTTGTTTATCTATCCATTTGGATAGTCCTCAATGTTTCTCCGCTGAGATGTATGCTGTTGACATGAATATACCAGGAGCACAAGATGATGTCaag ATTAATCTAGCTCAGGAGACACTTCGTGGCTTGTTGGCCCATTGGATGGCCAAAAGAAGCCAGAGGAAGGGATCACCAATTTCATCTAATGGTGATGTTGCAACTGAGAAGGATGTTTCCATTCGAAATCTTTCTCATTCAAAACTTGAGGTGGATGATGGAGCTGAAAACAGTAAATCTGGCATGCTTCCTTCGTTTGAGTTTTCCACAGTTTCGCCTCCATCAATAATTACAGAAGGTTCACATGGAGGTCCTTGGAGAAAAAAGATTACAGATTTAGATGGTACAGAAGATGAGAAAGATCTTCCTTGGTGGTGTATTAATTGTGTTCTAAATGGACAGTTACCTCAAAGAGAAAATACAAA ATGTAGCTTCTTTTTGCTACCTTGTGAAGGTTCAACTGTGCCAGTCATCACACAGGGGAAATTgagtgcaccaaggatattgaggatgaacaaa GTGATTAATTATGTTATGGAGAAGATGGTTCTTGACAAACCATTGGATGGTGGAAGCTCTGATGCCACAATTGTTTTAGGAGTCAGCATGACAAAGACACAAGTTCCATCAAGTGGAGTAAAACAGAGCATGAAGTCATGGCCAAAGCTAATGCCATCTATTGACATCTTGTGTAATAACCAG GTCGTATCTCCGGAAATGAGTTTGGCTACTGTTCGAACATACATATGGAAGAAGCCAGAAGACTTGATCCTCAATTACAAAGTGGTGCAGACTGGATGA